In Nonomuraea sp. NBC_00507, the following are encoded in one genomic region:
- a CDS encoding DUF3097 domain-containing protein — protein sequence MYEGDVLAGNWRRPGKGKIPKVAAEPDLVVEDADSGFCGAVVACDKEAVTLEDRFGRRRLFPLAPAAFLLDGKPVTLVRPTAAPAGPRRSASGSIAVEGLRARVARESRIYVEGVHDAALVEKIWGHDLRVEGVVVEYLEGVDDLPAIVAEFDPGPGRRLGVLVDHLVPGSKESRIAAEITSPDVLVVGHPFVDIWQAVKPSVLRIPAWPDVPRGVPWKEGVIAALGWRMEPADAWRRILGAVSTFTDLEPELLGRVEELIDFVTEAP from the coding sequence GTGTACGAGGGCGATGTGCTGGCAGGCAATTGGCGGCGGCCGGGCAAGGGCAAGATCCCTAAGGTGGCCGCCGAGCCGGACCTTGTCGTGGAGGACGCCGACAGCGGCTTCTGCGGCGCGGTCGTGGCCTGCGACAAGGAGGCCGTCACGCTGGAGGACCGGTTCGGCAGGCGGCGGTTGTTCCCGCTGGCGCCGGCCGCGTTCCTGCTGGACGGCAAGCCCGTGACCCTCGTACGGCCCACGGCCGCTCCCGCCGGGCCCAGGCGCAGCGCGTCGGGCTCCATCGCCGTGGAGGGGCTGCGGGCACGGGTGGCCAGGGAGAGCCGGATCTACGTGGAAGGCGTGCACGACGCCGCCCTCGTCGAGAAGATCTGGGGCCATGACCTGCGCGTCGAGGGGGTCGTGGTCGAATACCTGGAGGGTGTGGACGATCTGCCGGCCATCGTGGCCGAGTTCGACCCCGGGCCGGGACGCCGGCTGGGGGTGCTGGTCGACCATCTCGTGCCCGGCTCCAAGGAGAGCAGGATCGCCGCCGAGATCACCTCGCCGGACGTGCTCGTGGTGGGGCATCCGTTCGTCGACATCTGGCAGGCGGTCAAGCCGTCCGTTCTGCGCATTCCGGCCTGGCCCGACGTGCCGCGCGGCGTGCCGTGGAAGGAAGGCGTGATCGCGGCCCTGGGCTGGCGTATGGAGCCCGCGGACGCGTGGCGGCGCATTCTCGGCGCCGTCTCGACCTTTACCGACCTGGAGCCGGAGTTGCTCGGCCGGGTCGAGGAACTCATCGACTTCGTTACGGAGGCACCATGA
- a CDS encoding DUF4870 domain-containing protein, with product MSQDPSQPPPPDDDATRRVSPSDIPQDQGSGPQQPGYGYGGQPGYGSQPGYGQQPGSQPGYGQQPGSQPGYGYGQQPGYGQQPSYGQQPPSYGQQPPPGYGQPQSGGYGPQPGYGQASQQPPGYGYAQGPGEPYVPGRFGPRPGSDDTTMAMLAHLLGLLASWLGPLVIYLMKKDESPYVRDQAAEALNFQITMFIGYVISGILVIVFIGALMLPVVWILSLIFHIQAALATNKGQNYRYPFAIRLIT from the coding sequence ATGAGCCAGGATCCGTCGCAACCCCCGCCGCCCGACGACGACGCCACGCGCCGGGTGTCCCCTTCGGACATCCCACAGGACCAGGGCTCAGGCCCGCAACAACCGGGCTATGGGTACGGCGGGCAGCCCGGCTACGGCTCCCAGCCCGGCTACGGCCAACAACCCGGCTCCCAGCCCGGCTACGGCCAGCAGCCGGGGTCCCAGCCAGGCTATGGCTATGGTCAGCAGCCCGGCTACGGCCAGCAGCCCTCCTATGGGCAGCAGCCGCCGTCCTATGGGCAGCAGCCGCCGCCCGGCTACGGTCAGCCGCAATCCGGCGGTTACGGGCCCCAGCCGGGTTACGGGCAGGCGTCTCAGCAGCCGCCCGGCTACGGCTACGCTCAGGGCCCCGGCGAGCCGTACGTCCCCGGCAGGTTCGGCCCCCGACCCGGCAGCGACGACACCACGATGGCCATGCTGGCGCACCTGCTCGGCCTGCTCGCCTCCTGGCTCGGCCCGCTGGTCATCTACCTGATGAAGAAGGACGAGTCCCCCTACGTCAGGGACCAGGCGGCCGAGGCGCTCAACTTCCAGATCACGATGTTCATCGGCTATGTCATCTCGGGCATCCTGGTGATCGTCTTCATCGGCGCCCTCATGCTGCCGGTGGTCTGGATCCTGTCCCTGATCTTCCACATCCAGGCCGCCCTGGCGACGAACAAGGGCCAGAACTACCGCTATCCGTTCGCCATCCGCCTGATCACCTAA
- the hemW gene encoding radical SAM family heme chaperone HemW: MPSTLPDGDPVPTSGELPDSALSGLGERPFGFYVHVPFCVTRCGYCDFNTYTAAELGPGASHRDYADTAVEEVRLARRVLGDAELPVETVFFGGGTPTLLPPEDLARILAAIDSEFGLRPDAEVTTEANPESVDPSSLEKLRHGGFNRISFGMQSAREHVLQVLDRRHTPGRPAAAVREAREAGFEHVNLDLIYSTPGESDDDWRASLAAAIEAGPDHVSAYSLIVEEGTRLAARIRRGELPMPDDDVAADRYLIADQMLAEAGFRWYEVSNWATSDEARCRHNLLYWTGGDWWAAGPGAHSHVGGTRWWNVKHPAAYAQRLTAHTSPAHAREVLDDEARAAERLMLELRLASGYPLAEVAPGARTAVAGALARGLLEPESFKTGLMVLTLRGRLLADALIRDLLV, from the coding sequence GTGCCATCCACCCTGCCTGACGGCGATCCCGTGCCCACCTCGGGCGAACTGCCCGACAGCGCCCTGAGCGGCCTCGGAGAGCGTCCGTTCGGCTTCTACGTCCACGTGCCGTTCTGCGTGACCCGCTGCGGCTACTGCGACTTCAACACCTACACCGCCGCCGAGCTGGGGCCGGGCGCCTCACACCGCGACTACGCGGACACGGCCGTCGAAGAGGTGCGCCTCGCCCGCCGCGTCCTGGGCGACGCCGAGCTGCCGGTGGAGACGGTGTTCTTCGGCGGCGGCACGCCCACCCTGCTGCCTCCCGAAGACCTGGCCAGGATCCTGGCCGCGATCGACTCCGAGTTCGGGCTGCGGCCGGACGCCGAGGTCACCACGGAGGCCAATCCCGAGTCCGTGGACCCCTCCTCCTTGGAGAAGCTCCGCCACGGGGGGTTCAACCGGATCAGCTTCGGCATGCAGAGCGCACGCGAGCACGTGCTCCAGGTCCTCGACCGCAGGCACACGCCGGGCCGGCCCGCCGCGGCCGTGCGGGAGGCGAGGGAGGCCGGGTTCGAGCACGTCAACCTGGATCTGATCTACAGCACGCCCGGCGAGTCCGACGACGACTGGCGGGCCTCCCTGGCCGCGGCGATCGAGGCCGGGCCCGACCACGTGTCGGCCTACTCGCTGATCGTCGAGGAGGGCACCAGGCTCGCCGCCAGGATCAGGCGCGGCGAGCTGCCGATGCCCGACGACGACGTGGCCGCCGACCGCTACCTGATCGCCGACCAGATGCTGGCCGAGGCCGGCTTCCGCTGGTACGAGGTGTCCAACTGGGCCACGTCCGACGAGGCGCGGTGCCGGCACAACCTGCTCTACTGGACCGGCGGCGACTGGTGGGCGGCCGGTCCGGGCGCGCACAGCCACGTCGGCGGCACCCGCTGGTGGAACGTCAAGCACCCGGCCGCCTACGCCCAGCGGCTGACCGCGCACACCTCGCCCGCGCACGCCCGCGAAGTGCTCGACGACGAGGCCCGCGCCGCCGAGCGGCTCATGCTGGAGCTGCGGCTGGCCTCCGGCTACCCGCTCGCCGAGGTCGCGCCGGGCGCGCGTACGGCCGTGGCCGGCGCGCTGGCGCGCGGGCTGCTCGAGCCCGAGTCGTTCAAGACGGGCCTGATGGTGCTCACGCTGCGAGGGCGCCTGCTGGCCGACGCCCTCATCAGGGACCTGCTCGTTTAG